The following coding sequences lie in one Thermoanaerobaculia bacterium genomic window:
- the ccoP gene encoding cytochrome-c oxidase, cbb3-type subunit III: protein MSDFTSNFWPWFIGIASILSLIACFVFLVAVTRGRRPDEAETTGHVWDEDLRELNNPLPGWWRWLFHGTIAFAAVYLVLFPGLGFWTGTKSWSQEDQYRAEVASADATYGPIYARYESMDVLTLAQDPEARKIGKRLFLNYCTACHGSDAGGAPGYPNLRDEEWKWGGTPEAIETTITGGRQGNMAAWEPAVGKEGVAELVQFVLNFTGRATKPELVAAGQQKFEMLCFSCHRISGKGNPAVGAPDLTNDIWQYGGSEQAITRTISGGRQGMMPPHGEFLGAAKVRLLTAYVYGLQKGS, encoded by the coding sequence ATGAGCGACTTCACCAGCAACTTCTGGCCCTGGTTCATCGGTATCGCCTCGATCCTGAGCCTGATCGCCTGCTTCGTCTTCCTCGTCGCGGTCACCCGCGGCCGCCGGCCGGACGAGGCGGAGACCACCGGTCACGTCTGGGACGAGGACCTGCGCGAGCTCAACAACCCGCTTCCCGGCTGGTGGCGCTGGCTCTTCCACGGCACGATCGCCTTCGCAGCGGTCTATCTCGTGCTCTTCCCCGGCCTCGGCTTCTGGACGGGTACGAAGAGTTGGTCGCAGGAGGACCAGTACCGCGCGGAGGTGGCTTCGGCCGACGCTACGTACGGCCCGATCTACGCCCGCTACGAGTCGATGGACGTCCTTACGCTCGCTCAGGATCCGGAAGCCCGGAAGATCGGCAAGCGCCTCTTCCTCAACTATTGCACCGCCTGCCACGGTTCCGACGCCGGTGGCGCGCCGGGCTATCCGAATCTGCGGGACGAGGAGTGGAAGTGGGGCGGGACGCCGGAAGCGATCGAGACCACCATTACCGGCGGACGGCAAGGCAACATGGCAGCCTGGGAGCCGGCGGTAGGCAAGGAGGGTGTGGCCGAGCTCGTGCAATTCGTGCTCAACTTCACCGGCCGCGCCACCAAGCCCGAGCTCGTCGCCGCCGGCCAGCAGAAGTTCGAGATGCTCTGCTTCTCCTGCCACCGGATCTCCGGCAAGGGCAACCCTGCGGTCGGCGCCCCCGACCTCACCAACGACATCTGGCAGTACGGCGGCTCGGAGCAGGCGATCACCCGGACGATCTCGGGTGGCCGACAGGGCATGATGCCGCCGCACGGAGAGTTCCTCGGCGCGGCCAAGGTCCGCCTGCTCACGGCCTACGTCTACGGCCTTCAGAAGGGGTCATGA
- a CDS encoding cbb3-type cytochrome c oxidase subunit 3 translates to MNPILMQNIFTLAAAAGFVGIVVWAWSRRAQAEFAEAERIPFEEDLPAGEPARNTK, encoded by the coding sequence ATGAACCCCATCCTGATGCAGAACATCTTCACCCTGGCCGCCGCGGCCGGTTTCGTCGGCATCGTGGTCTGGGCCTGGAGCCGGCGCGCCCAGGCGGAGTTCGCCGAGGCCGAGCGCATCCCGTTCGAAGAGGATCTTCCGGCAGGTGAGCCAGCGAGGAACACGAAATGA
- the ccoO gene encoding cytochrome-c oxidase, cbb3-type subunit II: protein MTQPYPHEKIEKNVALLIIGILLAISVGGLVQIVPLWYMKSTTVPVEGLAPYSALDLTGRDIYIREGCGVCHSQLVRPFRAETERYGHYSVAGEFVYDRPFLFGSRRVGPDLARVGGRYSNEWHHQHLINPRDLVPESIMPGFPWLAQAPASGSDPGVIQAKMRTLRKLGSPYTDEQIEAAPADLEGKTELDALISYLQNLGTAVKARR, encoded by the coding sequence ATGACCCAGCCCTATCCGCACGAGAAGATCGAAAAGAACGTCGCCCTGCTGATCATCGGCATCCTGCTCGCGATCAGCGTCGGCGGCCTCGTCCAGATCGTTCCGCTCTGGTACATGAAGTCGACCACCGTGCCGGTCGAAGGCCTCGCGCCCTATTCGGCGCTCGACTTGACCGGCCGCGACATCTACATCCGCGAAGGCTGCGGCGTCTGCCACTCACAGCTCGTCCGGCCGTTCCGCGCCGAAACCGAGCGCTACGGGCACTATTCGGTGGCCGGCGAGTTCGTCTATGACCGGCCGTTCCTGTTCGGCTCGCGCCGCGTCGGTCCCGACCTCGCCCGGGTCGGCGGCCGCTACTCGAACGAATGGCACCACCAGCACCTCATCAACCCCCGCGACCTGGTGCCGGAATCGATCATGCCCGGCTTCCCCTGGCTCGCCCAGGCGCCCGCGTCCGGCTCCGACCCAGGCGTAATCCAGGCGAAGATGCGCACCCTGCGCAAACTCGGCTCGCCCTATACCGACGAGCAGATCGAAGCCGCTCCGGCAGACCTCGAAGGCAAGACCGAGCTCGATGCGCTCATCTCCTACCTGCAGAATCTGGGCACCGCCGTGAAGGCCCGGAGGTGA